The Chrysoperla carnea chromosome X, inChrCarn1.1, whole genome shotgun sequence genome includes a region encoding these proteins:
- the LOC123303095 gene encoding uncharacterized protein LOC123303095, with the protein MANNIGFNQQTQYITNADDNLPTIPVNIHSIIMDISNQVALFRDLLINIGQTQDSPELREKIRKLRRNCVESCKSTSQSLILYARRHEMDGINAGIPNDDPHLLLLFFILQLFLRELTKCHRLVQVIPMDMTGYYDNRTGPSNLGNVISQILLCKQITPDFNREELCSITKDSKDIAKIIDDIQQYMPKQELNLERTTALGSGDFDWTKCHRGGGVFYK; encoded by the exons ATGGCAAATAATATTGGTTTTAATCAACAGACACAATATATTACGAATGCGGATGACAATTTGCCAACAATACCTGTGAATATTCATTCG ATAATTATGGATATCAGTAACCAAGTTGCATTATTTCGAgatttattaatcaatattgGTCAAACTCAAGATTCGCCTGAATTACGAGAGAAAATCCGTAAATTACGACGAAATTGTGTTGAATCGTGCAAATCAACAAGTCAAAGTCTAATATTGTATGCGAGAAG ACATGAAATGGATGGAATAAACGCAGGCATTCCAAACGATGATCCACATTTActgctattattttttattttacaattatttttaagagaaTTAACAAAATGCCATCGTTTAGTGCAAGTTATACCAATGGACATGACTGGATATTATG atAATAGAACAGGCCCATCAAATCTTGGTAACGTAATtagtcaaatattattatgtaagcaAATAACGCCAGACTTCAATCGTGAGGAATTGTGTAGTATTACTAAGGATTCTAAAGATATTGCAAAGATTATTGATGACATTCAACAATATATGCCTaaacaagaattaaatttag AAAGAACAACAGCACTCGGTAGCGGTGATTTCGATTGGACAAAATGTCATCGTGGTGGgggagtattttataaa
- the LOC123302137 gene encoding transforming acidic coiled-coil-containing protein 1-like, which yields MSEVDDKKKSDPSDSLPISTAEEELAEVLESANALVETISKRDDVDPNTAIMARQLLSSVMELKDLPSTNTRADENLVQQAIAAKTNEEKLNVVISEYEKTIAKLIRDNACIVKERDTFQVHLANVEAAFSDVHQKYERCKGVIEGFSNNEKILKDTIKVNEDSILKLNNKYEALKSHAKGQLDKANAELIEMKKNYEDEIIRLEATIKKLELKNSSLQSAVDQRVKECEELSSICDELIAKVGRKN from the exons ATGTCTGAGGTAgacgacaaaaaaaaatctgatcCATCGGATTCGTTACCAATATCGACTGCAGAAGAAGAGTTAGCCGAAGTACTGGAAAGCGCCAACGCACTTGTTGAAACCATTTCAAAACGGGACGATGTGGATCCAAAC aCAGCAATTATGGCACGCCAATTACTTAGTAGTGTGATGGAATTAAAAGATTTACCCTCCACCAATACTAGAGCAGATGAAAATTTGGTTCAGCAAGCAATTGCGGCCAAAACTAACGAGGAAAAACTCAA TGTTGTTATTTCTGAGTATGAAAAAACGATTGCAAAACTAATTCGGGATAATGCGTGTATTGTAAAGGAACGTGACACGTTTCAAGTTCATCTGGCCAATGTCGAAGCTGCATTTTCGGACGTACACCA GAAGTATGAACGGTGTAAAGGGGTAATCGAAGGATTTAGCAacaacgaaaaaatattaaaagacacAATAAAGGTGAACGAggattcaatattaaaattaaataacaaatatgagGCTTTGAAATCGCATGCGAAGGGTCAACTTGATAA GGCCAACGCTGAATTAATTGAGATGAAGAAGAACTATGAAGATGAAATAATACGGTTAGAGGCaaccattaaaaaattagaattaaagaATAGCTCGTTACAATCAGCTGTGGATCAGCGAGTCAAGGAATGCGAGGAATTATCTAGCATTTGTGATGAACTTATTGCGAAAGTTGGACGtaaaaattaa
- the LOC123302136 gene encoding pancreatic lipase-related protein 2-like: MTFKTIVFVLILNNFSIIQTFHGETNDIVYPEDSGFFPHDFVRRTYEHGKAVLKHALLLDLDYTDTDEVKFYLLTRLNEKKTQRLIANNLTSIDQSNFMKNGSTVFIIHGWNDNTEHDIFTYMSNELLQAENLNIILVDWRHQSAQLYPVAAQSVQQMSALVKRFIDFLLRENYLQYKDIHLIGHSLGAQISGIVGHRFKGQIFRITGLDPAGPLFEFWDPNPDVHNLDQGDARFVDIIHTSCDDFGITNPMGHVDFYPNEGTTPQAGCDSLIAMVSCSHVRAVQYYTESVNTKVGFWSTPCSGWMPFVMDECKNKTRVLMGHWTPITTRGSYYLKTKSKAPYALG, encoded by the exons atgacatttaaaacaattgtttttgtattaattttaaataatt TTTCCATTATCCAAACATTTCATGGCGAAACAAATGATATTGTATATCCAGAAGATTCTGGATTTTTTCCACATGATTTCGTTCGACGAACTTACGAACATGGAAAAGCCGTTTTAAAGCATGCGCTTTTATTGGATTTGGATTATACGGATACGGATGaagtcaaattttatttacttactag gttaaatgagaaaaaaacaCAAAGATTAATTGCTAACAATCTCACTTCAATCGaccaatcaaattttatgaaaaatggatCGACAGTATTTATAATTCATGGCTGGAACGATAATACGGAACACGATATATTCACGTACATGAGTAATG aattattgCAAGCAGAAAATCTAAATATTATACTAGTCGATTGGAGACATCAATCCGCACAATTATATCCAGTAGCGGCTCAAAGTGTTCAGCAAATGTCGGCATTAGTTAAACGTTTCATCGATTTTTTGCTACGCGAGAATTACTTGCAATACAAGGATATTCATTTAATTGGCCATAGTTTAGGAGCTCAAATTTCTGGTATAGTTGGTCATCGATTTAAAGGTCAAATATTTAGAATTACAG GTTTAGATCCAGCAGGACCATTGTTTGAATTTTGGGATCCCAATCCCGATGTACACAATTTAGACCAAGGAGATGCCCGTTTTGTGGATATTATTCATACATCATGTGATGACTTTGGTATTACGAATCCAATGGGTCATGTggatttttatccaaatgaaGGTACAACTCCACAGGCAGGATGTGATTCCCTTATAGCAAtgg TTTCATGCAGCCATGTAAGGGCAGTACAATATTATACGGAATCAGTAAATACCAAAGTAGGATTTTGGTCAACCCCATGCAGTGGATGGATGCCGTTTGTAATGGACGAGTGCAAAAATAAGACACGAGTTTTAATGGGACATTGGACACCAATCAC CACACGTGGCAGttactatttaaaaacaaaatcaaaagcCCCATATGCTCTTGGATAA
- the LOC123303093 gene encoding acetylcholinesterase 4, whose protein sequence is MTVVQIYPENYPNPIHAYLGIPYALPPIGSRRFAPPEKHPGWNKTLYAANIPPNCPHLPSKRSSAIEQHQSRSYDSDTQSEDCLYLNIWTPVISKRMMNTRIPVLVFFDGNHYTNVNDLHPIPGQDLAAEGIVVITANYRLNVFGFLCFGNHESRGNMGLFDQYMVLLWIQENISQFGGDPNIVTFMGYSSGATSILYHLTSPRTKDLFSHVILMSSDSSALINNYEYLSYQEHVINNSLQIAQKVGCPISDQRHTLQCLRYNTSTQKLLSAFEGIYSNNEKAHNNYIPMLGPIVDNFLPSKDQYIIQNPLEAFKHGQLWNIPILIGFNNLEVINVLYDAPIIEQIKLIQKTTQPIYFYIFTYSDAYDLNVYHFNFTGSIHGNDLPYLFGPTLFQQITRRRPKIIEKYLMKQMKALWSNFIKIGHPTVQVFNTSQWRPFNDNSYIQIIGASSLSQNQFEPNDKTNFNVDLYLHDITFWNDYLIKFIRDSYQLCKLSSSYFIQNNFTIDAFKNNNHHTQIYRHATYTLTGLVIALLILLFICIVLIKQRSKERFNNIDF, encoded by the exons ATGACTGTA gtGCAAATATATCCAGAAAATTATCCAAACCCAATTCATGCATATTTGGGAATACCGTATGCTTTACCACCAATCGGAAGTCGGCGATTTGCT CCGCCAGAAAAACATCCGGGGTGGAACAAAACATTATATGCAGCAAACATACCACCAAATTGTCCACATTTACCTTCAAAGAGGTCATCTGCGATCGAACAGCATCAGTCACGTTCATACGATTCCGATACTCAAAGTGAAGATTgtctttacttaaatatttggaCCCCTGTG ATATCAAAACGCATGATGAACACCAGAATTCCAGTGCTTGTATTTTTTGATGGAAATCACTATACAAATGTGAATGACCTACATCCAATCCCTGGACAAGATTTGGCCGCTGAAGGAATTGTTGTGATCACAGCAAATTATCGTTTaaatgtttttggttttttatgttttggcAATCATGAGTCACGCGGTAATATGGGTCTGTTTGATCAATATATGGTCTTATTGTGGATACAAGAAAATATTAGCCAATTTGGTGGGGATCCAAATATTGTTACGTTTATGGGGTATTCCTCTGGCGCAACTAGTATTTTGTATCATTTGACATCTCCAAGAACTAAGG atttattctCACATGTGATATTAATGTCGTCGGATAGCAGTgcattaatcaataattatgaatatttatcatATCAAGAACATGTAATCAATAATTCATTACAGATTGCTCAAAAAGTCGGGTGTCCAATCAGTGATCAACGACACACGTTGCAATGCTTACGCTATAATACATctactcaaaaattattatcagcCTTTGAGGGAATATATTCTAACAACGAAAag GctcataataattacataccaATGCTAGGACCGatagttgataattttttaccaTCAAAAGATCAATACATTATTCAAAATCCACTAGAAGCATTTAAACATGGACAATTATGGAATATTCCAATATTAATTGGATTCAATAACTTAGAAGTGATTAATG TGTTGTACGATGCACCGATTATTGAACAAATCAAATTGATTCAGAAGACAACACAgcccatttatttttatatatttacatattccGATGCTTATGACTTGAATGTGTATCATTTTAACTTTACAG GTTCGATACATGGCAATGATCTTCCCTATTTATTTGGACCAacattatttcaacaaataacccGTCGTAGACCCAAAATTATtgagaaatatttaatgaaacaaatgaaAGCGTTAtggtcaaattttattaaaattgg GCATCCAACCGTACAAGTGTTCAACACATCACAATGGCGTCCTTTCAATGACAACTCATACATACAAATAATTGGAGCTTCTTCTTTATCACAGAATCAATTTGAGCCAAAcgacaaaacaaattttaatgtgGACCTCTATTTACATGACATCACTTTTTGGAATGATTATCTTATCAAATTCATACGAGATTCTTATCAGTTATGTAAATTATCGTCatcttattttattcaaaataattttactattg ATGCATTCAAGAATAATAATCATCACACACAAATCTATAGACATGCAACATATACACTGACCGGACTCGTGATTGCGTTACTAATTCTATTGTTTATAtgcattgttttaattaaacaacGGTCAAAAGAAAGATTTaataatatcgatttttaa
- the LOC123303094 gene encoding neurogenic protein big brain yields MAEESLTLACDNNDSIEYHIVTLFEKIEELRRNNCDKNLSINDDYRTHRGGVNHKSIHVELRSVEFWRSVIAECMASFFYVFIVCGAAAGSGVGASLSSVLLATALATGFAMTTLTHCFIHISGAHINPAVTLAMAVTRNVSPIRAIMFLLAQCGGSIAAAAVLYGVTVPKYTGNLSAAVAQTVHLATWERFGVEFVLTFIIVFTYFVSMDSYRKSLFNSSALTIGAAYTTCTFVSMPYLNPARSLGPSFVLNKWDNHWVYWFGPMVGGVLSGLIYEFIFHSRRRFQSQNGKSKHHHHHHHRSIDGVDESSTRSMPSCDDDDDHDNYDDLEKAANMNKYHGSQHGGASNYNTYRAAPPPTMGANINAAAAGTTNGIMSTIGGINYCQNSQTYGTTNLQHQTTNHQSTTKLNRVESIYGGTKSLYCKSPPLTRANLNRSQSVYTKSNCNINLLLPRSGPLIPAQSMYPIRIVQQQPNQQSPNNQQQNQHQISSNQAHVQNQNVQNQIQQQTSSNQQQTNTNQQIQQTNQQIQQQAVVNRSSDPNYGVLPLNMQNTLARQQQQNQQQTINNNGGGSNTNYNTIEMIRPSPPPPLPPPSSSSSTSSTTITMRERERDRDASSYHHHYQHQSSHHQQASHHQPAQHHQNHHQINRTLQQQQQQQQQCNTLTLPPQYK; encoded by the exons atggcAGAAGAAAGTTTAACATTAGCTTGTGATAACAATGATAGTATTGAGTATCATATAGTAactttatttgagaaaattgaaGAGTTACGTCGCAacaattgtgataaaaatttatcgattaacGATGATTATCGTACACATCGCGGTGGAGTTAATCATAAATCGATACATGTGGAATTACGGAGTGTTGAATTTTGGCGATCAGTTATAGCAGAATGTATGGCATCCTTCTTTTACGTTTTTATTGTTTGCGGAGCAGCTGCCGGATCTGGTGTCGGTGCTTCCTTATCATCTGTACTTCTTGCAACTGCTCTCGCAACTGGTTTTGCAATGACTACGTTAACACattgttttatacatatttcag GTGCGCATATAAATCCCGCAGTAACATTGGCAATGGCTGTGACGCGAAATGTGTCACCGATTCGTgctattatgtttttgttagcACAATGTGGCGGAAGTATTGCAGCGGCAGCTGTACTTTATGG AGTAACAGTGCCAAAATATACTGGTAATCTATCAGCAGCTGTTGCCCAAACCGTACATTTAGCAACATGGGAACGATTTGGTGTTGaatttgttttaacatttatcattgtatttacatattttgtatCAATGGATTCATAtcgtaaaagtttatttaattcgtCAGCTTTAACGATTGGTGCTGCATATACAACTTGTACATTCGTATCG ATGCCCTATTTGAATCCAGCTCGTTCGTTAGGACCatcatttgtattaaataaatgggACAATCATTGGGTGTACTGGTTTGGACCAATGGTTGGAGGTGTTTTGTCTGGTTTAATCTATGAGTTTATATTTCATTCGAGAAGACGATTTCAATCGCAAAACGGAAAATCAAAACATCATCATCACCATCACCATCGATCAATCGATGGTGTCGATGAATCGAGTACTCGAAGCATGCCGTCCTGTGATGACGACGATGACCACGATAACTATGACGATTTAGAGAAAGCGGCTAACATGAATAAATACCATGGTTCACAACATGGAGGTGCTTCTAATTACAATACGTATCGCGCTGCTCCACCACCCACCATGGGTGCAAACATCAATGCAGCTGCTGCAG GAACAACAAATGGTATCATGAGCACAATCGGTGGTATCAATTACTGTCAAAATTCCCAAACATACGGCACCACAAATCTTCAACATCAAACTACAAATCATCAAtccacaacaaaattaaatcgtGTTGAATCAATATACGGCGGTACAAAATCACTTTACTGTAAATCACCACCGTTAACACGTGCAAACCTAAATCGCTCACAATCAGTTTACACCAAATCGAACTGTAACATCAATTTATTGCTGCCACGTTCGGGTCCACTAATACCCGCTCAAAGTATGTATCCAATTCGAATCGTTCAACAGCAACCGAATCAACAATCGCCGAATAATCAACAACAAAATCAACATCAAATCTCATCAAATCAAGCACATGTACAAAATCAAAACgtacaaaatcaaattcaacaaCAAACTTCAAGTAatcaacaacaaacaaacacaaatcAACAGATTCAACAAACAAATCAACAAATTCAACAACAAGCGGTCGTGAATCGTTCAAGTGATCCAAATTACGGGGTGCTACCACTTAACATGCAAAATACGTTGGCCAGACAACAGCAACAGAATCAACAACAAACAATCAACAACAATGGTGGGGGAAGTAACacaaattataatacaattgaAATGATACGACCATCACCACCACCTCCATTACCTCCACCATCTTCATCGTCATCAACATCATCAACAACAATTACGATGCGGGAGAGGGAGCGAGATAGAGATGCATCATCatatcatcatcattatcaaCATCAAAGCTCACATCATCAACAAGCATCACATCATCAACCAGCGCAACATCATCAGAATCATCATCAAATCAACAGAACTttacagcaacaacaacaacaacagcaacaatgTAATACATTAACATTACCGCCACAATATAAATAG